CTGCGCCACCGACGCCAGGTCCAGCGAGTCCTCCGCGTCCAGCCACAGGCCCTGCAGCATCGGGAAGGTTCCCAGCACCGGACGGCCCGTCAGCCGGCGCAGCATCTCCAGGCCCGGCGCCAGCAGCCGGGCGTCCCCGCGGAACTTGTTGACGAACCAGCCCGCGATCAGCGACTGGTCCTCCGGCGAGAGCAGCGCCAGGGTGCCGAACATCGAGGCGAACACGCCGCCGCGGTCGATGTCCCCGACCACCACCACGGGCAGCCGGGCCGCCGAGGCCAGGCCCATGTTGGCGATGTCCCGGTCGCGCAGGTTGATCTCGGCCGGCGAGCCCGCGCCCTCGCACACCACCACGTCGAACCGCGCCCGCAGGTCCGCCAGGCACTCCAACGAGCGTTCCAGCAGCACCGGTTTGCGCTCCCGGTAGTCCAGCGCCCCGACCTCGGCCACCGCCCGCCCGAGCAGCACCACCTGGCTGCGCCCGTCGGCCCCCGGCTTCAGCAGCACCGGGTTCATCGCCGCCTCCGGCGCCACCCCCGCCGCCTGCGCCTGCATGGCCTGCGCCCGGCCGATCTCCGCCCCGTCGGCCGTCACGAAGGAGTTCAGCGACATGTTCTGCGCCTTGAACGGCGCCACCCGCACGCCCTGCCGCAGCAGCCAGCGGCAGATCCCCGCCGTCACCACGCTCTTTCCGGCATCCGAGGTCGTACCGGCCACCAGCAACGCGCCGCTCACGGCAGGACTCCTTCGGCGAGGGGGACAACAACGAGGGGAACGACAACGAGGGGCACTGGGCGGGGGACGGCGAGAGCGACGGCAGCAGGGGAGGACGCGCGCGGGGCGGTCACCGGCGCCGCGCGCGGCGTGCCAGGGCCACCGTCCGCGCCGCGACCGTCACGCCGAGGGCGAGGGCGCCGACCCGGCGGGAGAGCCGGCAGGCCCGGTCGATGTCGGGAACCCCGACGGGCGGCAGTCCCGCGCCGAGGACGGGCCGGTGCTCGACGCGTTCGCCGTACTGCAGGGTGCCGCCGAGCTGCACGCCGAGCGCTCCCGCGAAGGCGGCCTCGGCCTGCCCGGCGTTGGGGCTCGGGTGCGCGGAGCCGTCCCGCCGCCAGACCCGCCAGGCGCGGGCGGGGGAGTCGGCGGCGGTGACCGTGAGCAGCGCCGTCAGCCGGGCCCCCGGCCAGCCGGCGACGTCGTCGAGCCGGGCCGAGGCCCAGCCGAAGCGGAGGTGGCGGGGGGACTTGTGCCCGACCATCGCGTCCAACGTGTTGACGGCCCGGAACGCCAGCAGCCCGGGGACGCCCGCCAGGCCGCCCCAGACCAGGGCGTTGACCACGGCGTCGGCGGTGTTCTCGGCGACCGACTCGACCACCGCCCGGGCGATCTGCTGCTCGTCCAGGCCGGACGGGTCGCGCCCGCACAGGTGCGGCAGGCGTTCCCGAGCGGCCGTCAGATCGCCGTCGGCCAGCGAGCGTCCGACGGTGCGGGCCTCCCGGGTCAGCGACGTCCCGCCGAGGACGGTGAAGGTGGCGGCGGCGGCCAGCCCGGCGGCGGTGGCCGGTGAGCGGCGGACCGCGGCGGACAGCAGCGCCGCCCCGCCCGCGACCGCGCCGACGGCGAGCGCCGTGTACGCCGCTCCGGCGGCCCGGTCGTCGCGCCACAGCCGCCGCTCCAGCCGGGTCG
The DNA window shown above is from Streptomyces sp. TLI_171 and carries:
- a CDS encoding cobalamin biosynthesis protein; translation: MRAAPYLVGAIAGYLADARFGDPRRGHPVALFGAAATRLERRLWRDDRAAGAAYTALAVGAVAGGAALLSAAVRRSPATAAGLAAAATFTVLGGTSLTREARTVGRSLADGDLTAARERLPHLCGRDPSGLDEQQIARAVVESVAENTADAVVNALVWGGLAGVPGLLAFRAVNTLDAMVGHKSPRHLRFGWASARLDDVAGWPGARLTALLTVTAADSPARAWRVWRRDGSAHPSPNAGQAEAAFAGALGVQLGGTLQYGERVEHRPVLGAGLPPVGVPDIDRACRLSRRVGALALGVTVAARTVALARRARRR